A genomic stretch from bacterium includes:
- the folE gene encoding GTP cyclohydrolase I FolE, protein MDREKLKRAATLILEAVGEDPQRKDLLATPERMANMYAEVLSGIAQDPEKELAVVLDHKHEEIVLLKDIPLYSLCEHHLVPFIGRAHVAYIPKGGRVTGLSRIAGVVEILARRLQVQERLTTQIATVIMQRLKPLGVMVVIEAEHLCMSMRGINRPGIRTITSAVRGMFKDNEKTRAETLALMMK, encoded by the coding sequence ATGGATCGTGAGAAGCTGAAGCGGGCGGCAACGCTCATCCTCGAGGCGGTCGGCGAGGACCCCCAGCGCAAGGACCTGCTGGCGACCCCGGAGCGCATGGCGAACATGTACGCGGAGGTGCTCTCGGGGATCGCGCAGGACCCCGAGAAGGAGCTGGCCGTCGTCCTCGACCACAAGCACGAGGAGATCGTGCTCCTCAAGGACATCCCGCTCTACTCGCTGTGCGAGCACCACCTGGTGCCCTTCATCGGGCGTGCGCACGTCGCCTACATCCCCAAGGGCGGGCGCGTCACGGGCCTGAGCCGGATCGCGGGCGTCGTCGAGATCCTGGCCCGCCGGCTGCAGGTGCAGGAGCGGCTGACGACGCAGATCGCGACGGTCATCATGCAGCGGCTCAAGCCGCTCGGGGTGATGGTCGTCATCGAAGCGGAGCATCTGTGCATGTCAATGCGCGGCATCAACCGGCCCGGAATCAGGACCATCACCAGCGCGGTGCGCGGGATGTTCAAGGACAACGAGAAGACCCGCGCGGAGACGCTCGCACTGATGATGAAGTGA
- a CDS encoding PFL family protein, whose translation MLTEREILSTLEMLRSENLDVRTVTLGVSLFDCVSDDPGRFIERVRAKIGRLAGDFVDVCEEVGQRYGIPIVNKRLSVSPVAAAAGGFSAEQMVAIAEGLDEIAGRLRCDFLGGFSALVEKGFARGDRALIEAIPEALARTSRLCSSVNVASTAAGINMDAVALMGRTVRAAAGRTADRDGIGCAKLVVFANIPQDVPFMAGAYLGVGEPDAVVNVGVSGPGVVRKAIDRARAADPGLDLGALSEIIKRTAFKVTRVGELIGRRVAARLDVPFGVADLSLAPTPNPGDSVGEIFRSLGLESIGAPGSTAVLAMLNDAVKKGGIFASSHVGGLSGAFIPVSEDLSIAEAARTGRLSLEKLEALTSVCSVGLDMVAIPGDTSAETIGAIIADEMAIGVVNSKSTAARLIPVPGKKAGDRVSFGGLLGDATIMPVPGGGSGGFVALGGRIPAPVHSFKN comes from the coding sequence ATGCTCACGGAACGGGAGATCCTCTCGACCCTGGAGATGCTGCGCAGCGAGAACCTCGACGTGCGCACGGTGACCCTGGGGGTGAGCCTCTTCGACTGCGTCAGCGACGACCCCGGCCGCTTCATCGAGCGCGTGCGCGCGAAGATCGGGCGCCTCGCCGGCGACTTCGTCGACGTGTGCGAGGAAGTCGGCCAGCGCTACGGCATCCCGATCGTGAACAAGCGGCTCTCGGTCAGCCCTGTGGCGGCCGCGGCGGGGGGCTTCTCGGCGGAGCAGATGGTGGCGATAGCCGAGGGGCTCGACGAGATCGCCGGGCGGCTGCGCTGCGACTTCCTCGGAGGGTTTTCGGCGCTCGTCGAGAAGGGGTTCGCCCGGGGCGACCGGGCGCTGATCGAGGCCATCCCCGAGGCCCTGGCGCGCACGAGCCGCCTCTGCTCCTCCGTGAACGTGGCCTCCACCGCCGCCGGCATCAACATGGACGCGGTCGCGCTCATGGGGCGCACCGTGCGCGCGGCGGCCGGGCGCACCGCGGACCGCGACGGCATCGGCTGCGCGAAGCTCGTCGTCTTCGCCAACATCCCGCAGGACGTCCCGTTCATGGCCGGCGCCTACCTCGGGGTGGGCGAGCCGGACGCGGTCGTCAACGTCGGCGTCAGCGGCCCCGGCGTCGTGCGCAAGGCGATCGACCGGGCGCGCGCGGCGGACCCCGGCCTCGACCTCGGGGCGCTCTCCGAAATCATCAAGCGCACCGCGTTCAAGGTCACGCGCGTCGGCGAGCTCATCGGCCGCCGGGTCGCCGCGCGGCTCGACGTCCCGTTCGGGGTTGCGGACCTCTCGCTGGCGCCGACCCCGAACCCCGGCGACAGCGTCGGCGAGATCTTCCGCAGCCTCGGCCTGGAGTCGATCGGGGCCCCGGGATCGACGGCGGTGCTCGCCATGCTCAACGACGCGGTGAAGAAGGGCGGCATCTTCGCCTCCTCGCACGTCGGGGGCCTCAGCGGCGCGTTCATCCCGGTGAGCGAGGACCTGAGCATCGCCGAGGCGGCGCGGACCGGGAGGCTCTCGCTCGAGAAGCTCGAGGCGCTCACGAGCGTCTGCTCGGTCGGCCTCGACATGGTGGCGATCCCCGGGGACACGAGCGCGGAGACCATCGGGGCGATCATCGCCGACGAGATGGCGATCGGCGTCGTCAACAGCAAGTCCACGGCGGCGCGCCTGATCCCGGTGCCTGGCAAGAAAGCCGGCGATCGCGTCAGCTTCGGCGGCCTGCTCGGGGACGCGACGATCATGCCGGTGCCCGGCGGCGGCTCGGGCGGATTTGTCGCGCTCGGCGGCCGCATCCCCGCGCCGGTGCACAGCTTCAAGAATTGA
- a CDS encoding ACT domain-containing protein, whose translation MKTAVFVVGPDRPGIIAAVTRSLFEQGCNLEDVSQTVLQGQFVGIFVVAVPAGAAGEALGRALRERLDPLGLSVHLREVAAGAPPPAAAERYVITTVGPDRPGLVAGISGLLAEFGANITNLKAIARGRREGTEYVTYYEVDLPGAADGSAFRSALRARAAELGLDVNIQHREIFEQVHRV comes from the coding sequence ATGAAGACCGCCGTCTTCGTCGTGGGGCCGGACCGCCCGGGGATCATCGCCGCGGTGACGCGCTCGCTCTTCGAGCAGGGCTGCAACCTGGAGGACGTCAGCCAGACCGTGCTGCAGGGGCAGTTCGTGGGCATTTTCGTCGTTGCGGTGCCCGCGGGGGCCGCCGGGGAGGCGCTGGGGCGCGCGCTGCGCGAGCGCCTCGATCCCCTGGGGCTCTCCGTCCACCTGCGCGAGGTCGCCGCGGGCGCGCCGCCCCCGGCGGCCGCCGAGCGGTACGTCATCACGACGGTCGGGCCCGACCGCCCCGGGCTGGTCGCCGGGATCTCCGGGCTGCTGGCCGAGTTCGGCGCGAACATCACCAATCTCAAGGCGATCGCCCGCGGACGGCGCGAGGGGACGGAGTACGTGACCTACTACGAGGTGGACCTCCCCGGGGCGGCCGACGGCTCGGCGTTCCGCTCCGCGCTGCGGGCGCGGGCCGCGGAGCTCGGCCTCGACGTGAACATCCAGCACCGCGAGATCTTCGAGCAGGTCCACCGGGTGTGA